A genomic segment from Bacteroidota bacterium encodes:
- a CDS encoding YihY/virulence factor BrkB family protein, with amino-acid sequence MKKNNLLHTKPVKWLYKVTQRVSFPGNKNVSLYAVLEFFVRSVSKKDIQLRSSALAFTFFLALFPTVIFFFTVIAYLPVKQDHDKILFFISTLIPKSAYDTLRETLEDILKHQRGDLLSFGFLSAIYFSTNGFHSLMDSLNKYGHTTENRPFWKQRVVAIGLAVFVSFLILISVVLITSASFAIKWLDKQNLITQSIAKFGLQSLNYVVAAGICLSIVSAIFYYAPAKVRKWRFVSTGSIFSCIIILITTTGFSFYVNHFNTYNKVYGSIGVLIVIMMLIYINTFILLLGYELNVALDSAKSQSAKSKAHREKSNFIIYLEDTVKDDE; translated from the coding sequence ATGAAAAAGAACAATCTGTTACATACGAAACCTGTTAAATGGCTTTATAAAGTAACACAACGTGTTTCATTTCCGGGCAATAAAAATGTATCGCTTTACGCTGTACTGGAGTTTTTTGTACGTTCTGTCAGCAAAAAAGATATTCAATTGCGCAGCTCCGCCCTTGCGTTTACTTTTTTTCTGGCCCTATTTCCAACCGTTATTTTCTTTTTTACTGTAATCGCTTATTTACCTGTAAAACAGGATCACGATAAGATATTATTTTTTATTTCAACACTCATTCCTAAAAGCGCTTACGATACCCTGAGGGAAACCTTAGAGGATATTTTAAAACATCAGCGTGGCGACTTATTATCGTTTGGTTTTTTATCGGCTATTTACTTTTCGACTAACGGATTCCATTCGCTAATGGATTCACTTAACAAATACGGACATACAACCGAAAACAGGCCTTTTTGGAAACAAAGAGTGGTGGCTATTGGTTTGGCAGTTTTTGTTTCTTTTTTGATTCTTATTTCGGTCGTTTTAATTACCAGTGCCAGTTTTGCTATTAAGTGGCTAGATAAGCAGAATTTAATTACACAGTCTATTGCTAAATTCGGGCTACAATCATTAAACTATGTGGTAGCTGCGGGTATTTGCTTAAGTATTGTTTCGGCTATATTTTATTATGCACCTGCTAAAGTAAGAAAATGGCGTTTTGTGTCAACCGGCTCTATTTTTAGTTGTATCATTATATTAATAACTACTACAGGCTTTTCGTTTTATGTAAACCACTTTAACACGTATAACAAGGTATATGGCTCTATTGGTGTACTTATTGTTATCATGATGTTAATCTATATCAATACGTTTATTTTATTGCTTGGCTATGAGCTTAATGTCGCTTTGGATTCAGCTAAATCCCAATCTGCTAAATCTAAAGCGCATCGTGAAAAAAGTAATTTTATTATTTATTTAGAAGATACTGTCAAGGACGATGAATAA
- the gyrB gene encoding DNA topoisomerase (ATP-hydrolyzing) subunit B, with amino-acid sequence MEDKSNYSADNIQVLEGLEAVRKRPAMYIGDVGTRGLHHLVYEVVDNSIDEALAGYCKNITVIINPGESITVEDDGRGIPTGMHAKEGKSALEVVMTVLHAGGKFDKDTYKVSGGLHGVGVSCVNALSTLMRTQVHREGKIWQQEYSCGKPLYDVKIVGESDKTGTIQYFEPDGSIFTTLEYKYDTIAARLRELAFLNKGIVIHLKDARPDEDGNFKEETFHSEGGLREFVTYLDGTREKILPDPIYVEGEKNGVPVEVAMTYNTGYTENLHSYVNNINTIEGGTHVAGFRRALTRTLKAYADKEGLLKNVKVEIAGDDFREGLTGVISVKVQEPQFEGQTKTKLGNNDVTGAVDQCVGEMLSNYLEENPREAKLIVQKVILAATARAAARKAREMVQRKGALTGSGLPGKLADCQETDPAQCEIYLVEGDSAGGTAKQGRNRVFQAILPLRGKILNVEKAMEHKIYENEEIKNMFTGLGVTIGTAEDAKALNLDKLRYHKIIIMTDADVDGSHIRTLILTLFFRYMKELLEFGYVYIAQPPLYLVKKGKEEEYCWTEAQRTDAVLRIAKGANPDTVGIQRYKGLGEMNAEQLWSTTMNPDTRTLKQVTLDSAVEADRIFSMLMGDEVPPRREFIEANAKYAKIDA; translated from the coding sequence ATGGAAGATAAAAGTAATTATTCAGCCGATAATATTCAGGTATTAGAAGGTTTAGAAGCAGTACGTAAGCGTCCTGCAATGTACATAGGTGATGTTGGGACGCGTGGATTACACCATTTGGTTTACGAGGTAGTCGATAACTCAATTGATGAGGCTTTGGCTGGCTATTGTAAAAATATTACAGTTATTATCAATCCTGGCGAATCAATTACTGTTGAAGATGATGGGCGCGGAATTCCTACAGGAATGCATGCTAAAGAAGGTAAATCGGCATTAGAAGTTGTAATGACTGTGTTGCATGCCGGTGGTAAATTTGATAAAGATACTTATAAAGTTTCGGGTGGTTTGCATGGTGTGGGTGTTAGTTGCGTAAATGCACTTTCTACCTTAATGAGAACCCAAGTTCACAGAGAAGGTAAAATTTGGCAACAAGAATACTCATGTGGTAAACCATTATATGATGTAAAAATTGTTGGTGAAAGCGATAAAACAGGAACTATTCAATATTTTGAACCTGATGGCAGTATTTTTACAACACTTGAATACAAATACGATACCATTGCTGCCCGTTTACGCGAACTCGCTTTTTTAAATAAAGGAATTGTTATTCATTTAAAAGATGCAAGACCAGATGAAGATGGTAATTTTAAAGAAGAAACTTTTCATAGCGAAGGCGGATTAAGAGAGTTTGTTACTTATTTAGATGGTACACGCGAAAAAATATTACCAGACCCTATTTATGTAGAAGGTGAAAAAAATGGCGTACCAGTAGAAGTAGCTATGACTTATAATACAGGTTATACCGAAAACCTACACTCGTATGTAAACAATATCAATACCATTGAAGGTGGAACACACGTTGCCGGTTTTAGAAGAGCATTAACAAGAACTTTAAAAGCATATGCTGATAAAGAAGGTTTGTTAAAAAATGTAAAAGTAGAGATAGCAGGTGACGACTTTAGAGAAGGTTTAACAGGCGTTATTTCAGTTAAAGTACAAGAACCTCAATTTGAAGGACAAACAAAAACCAAATTAGGTAATAACGATGTAACAGGTGCTGTTGATCAATGTGTAGGTGAAATGCTTTCAAACTATTTAGAAGAAAACCCAAGAGAAGCAAAATTAATTGTACAAAAAGTAATACTTGCAGCAACTGCACGTGCAGCAGCGCGTAAAGCAAGAGAAATGGTACAAAGAAAAGGTGCTTTAACAGGAAGTGGATTACCAGGAAAATTAGCCGATTGCCAAGAAACAGACCCAGCACAGTGCGAAATATACTTAGTGGAGGGAGATTCAGCAGGAGGAACAGCTAAACAAGGCCGTAACCGTGTTTTCCAAGCCATTCTACCTTTAAGAGGTAAAATTCTTAATGTAGAGAAAGCCATGGAACATAAAATTTATGAGAACGAAGAAATAAAAAATATGTTTACCGGTTTAGGCGTTACAATTGGAACTGCCGAAGATGCTAAAGCCTTAAATTTAGATAAATTACGTTACCATAAAATCATTATCATGACCGATGCGGACGTGGATGGTAGTCATATTCGTACCTTAATTCTTACTTTGTTTTTCCGTTATATGAAAGAATTGTTAGAGTTTGGTTATGTATATATTGCCCAACCGCCTTTATACTTGGTAAAAAAAGGCAAAGAAGAAGAATATTGCTGGACAGAGGCACAAAGAACAGATGCTGTTTTACGTATTGCCAAAGGAGCAAATCCTGATACAGTAGGTATACAGCGTTATAAAGGTTTGGGAGAGATGAATGCAGAGCAATTGTGGAGTACTACCATGAATCCTGATACAAGAACCCTAAAACAAGTAACCTTAGATAGCGCTGTAGAAGCCGATAGGATTTTTAGTATGTTAATGGGCGATGAAGTTCCACCGCGCAGAGAGTTTATTGAAGCGAATGCAAAGTATGCTAAGATTGATGCTTAA
- a CDS encoding alpha/beta hydrolase — MKIYFISGLGADERVFQYLNLPDIEKVFIKWEKPLKRESLSNYAGRLIKQIDISQPVYLIGVSFGGLIAQEIAKQINCVKIIIISSIKSPKEFSWALKCVKLLQLHLIYPKALLKWSNRITGNFYFSIQSKKEAQLLVQIINDTDLDFLVWAMHEIINWKPANETTIPLLHIHGTHDRIFPVGNLKDYLPIKNGGHFMIVNQSKTISEIILNYLNK; from the coding sequence ATGAAAATATATTTTATAAGTGGGCTAGGCGCGGATGAGCGGGTATTTCAATATCTTAATTTGCCTGATATAGAAAAGGTTTTTATTAAATGGGAAAAACCTTTAAAAAGAGAAAGCTTAAGTAATTATGCCGGTAGATTAATAAAACAAATAGATATTAGTCAGCCAGTTTATTTAATAGGAGTTTCCTTTGGGGGATTAATAGCACAAGAAATAGCTAAGCAAATTAACTGCGTTAAAATAATTATTATTTCCAGTATCAAATCGCCAAAGGAGTTTAGCTGGGCATTGAAATGTGTTAAGCTTTTACAGCTACATTTAATTTACCCCAAAGCGCTTTTAAAATGGAGTAACAGAATAACAGGCAATTTTTATTTTAGTATTCAATCAAAAAAAGAAGCGCAATTGTTAGTACAAATAATAAATGATACCGATTTAGATTTTTTGGTATGGGCTATGCATGAAATAATAAATTGGAAACCCGCAAACGAAACAACAATACCTTTGTTACATATACATGGAACCCACGACAGGATTTTTCCTGTAGGTAATTTAAAAGATTATCTACCAATAAAAAATGGCGGACATTTTATGATTGTGAATCAGTCAAAAACCATCAGTGAAATTATTTTAAACTACCTAAATAAATAA
- the priA gene encoding primosomal protein N': MIEAFATFVDVVLPLYVPKLYTYRVADDLVAQTQTGKRVSVQFGKSKVYAAIVAKVHNTPPKDYEAKYILSVLDEEPIIFEQQLKFWQWISDYYLCNMGDVMQAALPAMLKLQSASKIIANPDFDTNTVLDDREYMIMEALQVQHELTIDNIQQIINSKNALPIIKSLVIKEAIIINEQIHERYKEKLVSCIKLTDTYTHEENLKLLFDLLAKKEKQIEALVTYVHLKQNKTHVLKADLIKKGNVSTSSLQTLIKNGVFEEFEIAVDRLQFDENKTETFELNAEQAEAFIQIEKEFIEKDVVLLQGVTSSGKTHVYVRLMEQALKQGKQVLYLLPEIAITSQIIHRIKKYFGEKCVAFHNKIGDSERVEIWNKVKSSDIKIVIGARSAIFLPFADLGLTIVDEEHETTFKQNDPAPRYHARDSAVVLNKIYNSKLILGSATPSFESYFNAKGGRYGLVKLTKRHGDIELPQIITANIAEERKAKIIQGNLTTVLVNEIKETLAKNEQVILFQNRRGYSPVYECDNCQWVPKCQNCDISLTYHKYIDSLKCHYCGFTQKLPDTCMACGAHTLSFKGFGTEKIEDELAILFPTARVARFDQDSVKGKNGHEHIIKDFAEHRFDIMVGTQMVTKGLDFDNVTLVGVINADQLLYFPDFRANERAFQLIEQVSGRGGRRKKQGRVVIQTSSPNHPVITAVINHDYEAVYNKEIQDRAQFLFPPFQRIIKINLRHKEFKVCENAAEQLHHLMHGTFGDNLLGPANPYVSRIRNYYIKEFLVKIDRTDTRLPALKKFIRQQIAKLYETKLYSQLIIQLDVDAL, from the coding sequence ATGATTGAAGCTTTTGCCACCTTTGTTGATGTAGTTTTACCGCTATATGTTCCTAAATTATATACCTATAGAGTGGCTGATGATTTAGTAGCACAAACACAAACAGGCAAGCGTGTTTCAGTTCAGTTTGGAAAAAGTAAAGTATATGCAGCCATTGTAGCCAAAGTGCACAATACACCTCCTAAAGATTACGAAGCAAAATACATACTCTCCGTTTTAGACGAAGAGCCCATTATATTTGAACAACAACTTAAATTCTGGCAATGGATAAGCGATTATTATTTATGCAATATGGGCGATGTAATGCAGGCTGCTTTACCGGCCATGCTCAAACTACAAAGCGCCAGTAAAATAATTGCCAACCCTGATTTTGATACCAATACTGTATTGGATGATAGGGAATACATGATTATGGAAGCACTGCAAGTGCAACATGAATTAACCATTGATAATATACAACAAATTATTAATAGTAAAAACGCTTTACCCATTATAAAAAGCCTCGTTATAAAAGAGGCCATTATTATAAATGAGCAAATACACGAACGTTATAAAGAAAAGTTAGTATCGTGTATAAAGCTAACAGATACCTATACCCACGAAGAAAATTTAAAGCTGCTGTTTGATTTATTGGCAAAAAAAGAAAAGCAAATAGAAGCACTGGTTACCTATGTACATTTAAAGCAAAATAAAACGCATGTACTAAAAGCGGATTTAATAAAAAAGGGAAATGTGAGTACCTCATCATTACAAACACTTATTAAAAATGGTGTTTTTGAGGAGTTTGAAATAGCCGTAGACAGGCTTCAATTTGATGAAAATAAAACAGAAACATTTGAGTTAAATGCAGAGCAAGCAGAAGCATTTATTCAAATAGAAAAAGAGTTTATAGAAAAAGATGTGGTGCTGCTACAAGGTGTTACCAGCAGTGGTAAAACCCATGTATATGTTAGGTTAATGGAGCAAGCTTTAAAGCAGGGAAAACAGGTTTTATACTTACTTCCCGAAATTGCTATTACATCGCAAATTATACATCGTATAAAAAAATACTTTGGCGAAAAATGCGTTGCTTTTCACAATAAAATAGGGGATAGTGAACGGGTAGAAATTTGGAATAAAGTAAAATCGTCAGATATAAAAATAGTAATAGGCGCAAGGAGTGCTATATTTTTACCTTTTGCTGATTTAGGTTTAACCATAGTTGATGAAGAGCATGAAACCACTTTTAAACAAAATGATCCTGCTCCCCGTTACCATGCCCGGGATAGCGCAGTAGTTTTAAATAAAATATACAATTCGAAACTAATTTTAGGGAGTGCTACACCAAGCTTTGAAAGTTATTTTAACGCCAAAGGAGGGAGGTATGGTTTGGTGAAATTAACCAAGCGGCATGGCGATATAGAACTACCGCAAATTATAACAGCTAATATAGCGGAGGAAAGAAAAGCTAAAATTATACAAGGCAATTTAACTACTGTTTTGGTCAATGAAATAAAAGAAACATTGGCTAAAAATGAACAAGTTATTTTGTTTCAAAACAGGCGAGGTTACAGTCCGGTGTATGAATGCGATAATTGCCAGTGGGTACCTAAATGCCAGAATTGCGATATCAGTTTAACATACCATAAGTACATAGATTCACTCAAATGCCATTACTGTGGATTTACCCAAAAACTGCCGGATACTTGTATGGCATGTGGCGCACATACTTTAAGTTTTAAAGGCTTTGGAACCGAGAAAATAGAAGATGAACTAGCGATACTTTTTCCAACAGCCAGAGTTGCCCGCTTTGACCAGGATTCAGTTAAAGGTAAAAATGGACACGAGCATATTATAAAAGATTTTGCAGAACATAGGTTCGACATTATGGTAGGAACCCAAATGGTAACAAAGGGTTTGGATTTTGACAATGTAACATTGGTGGGTGTAATCAATGCCGATCAACTTTTATATTTTCCCGATTTTAGGGCCAACGAAAGAGCATTTCAGCTCATAGAACAAGTGAGTGGCCGGGGAGGCAGAAGAAAAAAGCAGGGGAGAGTTGTTATCCAAACCAGTTCGCCAAATCATCCAGTTATAACGGCTGTTATTAATCATGACTACGAGGCTGTTTACAATAAAGAAATACAAGATAGGGCTCAATTCCTGTTTCCGCCTTTTCAGCGCATCATAAAAATTAATTTACGCCACAAAGAATTTAAAGTATGTGAAAATGCAGCAGAACAATTACACCACTTGATGCATGGCACTTTTGGTG